TGTTGAAACACCAGCAAgtaaaacttttttctattttaatatttcaagttcCATGTTATGGTGAAAGTAATTATTATTACTCAGTAATAGAAACATTTGAATAGAAAAACTTAGATGAAAAATTAGTTAACATTTTACCCACATAATACAAGTCCTAATTGTTTGTCAATCCTACAATTAAAAGCTCCTTCTGTTCTTATGTTTTTTATAACTCTTTATACTTAGTAATTTACTCAACCCTCATCTCCAAAGTAGAATGAAGATTTTCCCTCATTTCATAGCTGTCCAGCTGAAGGCCTGTCATTTCAACCCTCTTGCACAGAAGAGCTCTACAGTGTAATCACACAAGGTGCTTTGCATGATGCCTCTGTTGATTGgattttgaattcttttaaattcttaattacATTTACAGCCCTACCTTCATGCCTGAGAAACAATAGGACAGTTTACTTAGTAGTTACCTCAAATTCTTTTACAGTTTCCTAATGTGTAAAAACCTACAAGTGAAGAAAAGGACTTTCTGGATCAAATTGGAAGTCTGGATCATATTGAAGTTTCCAGATTCAAATATTAGAAAGCAACTgtgggaaaaaaacatatttatctttGGGAGAAATAAGTAAAGATATATATTAAGCTCAAAATAGTAGCATAGGTAACTTCATGCAACATATAAGAAGCTTTTAGTTAATGTTAGTATTGGGAGCCTTAATCTTCACAGTTTTCATCAAGGTATGCAAGTTTAACAGTTATCtgtgacaatatttttaaagcctcATACCCCTTTTTcttgataattattgaagctgggTGATAGGAATATAAGGATTCCTTAtactattctgtttatttttgtatttttaaaaatgtttccataattgaaaaaataaagaaaacatttttctttatttttcttttttcatttttttttttttgagacagagtctcactctattgccccagcgtggtatcagtctagctcacagcaaccttaaactcctgggctcaagcaatcctgcctcagcctctggagtagctgggactacaggcatgcaccaccatgcctggctaattttttctatatatttttagtcggccaattaatttctatctatttttagtagagatgggtcttgctgttaatcaggctggtttcgaactcctgaccttgagtgatcctcccacctcggcctcccagagtgctaggattacaagtgtgagccaccacgcctggccgagtttttctattttttgtagagatggggtcttgaagtcctggcctcaagcaatcctcctgccttagcctctcaaagttctaggtatacaggcatgagccactgcgtccagccccCAGGTCCCTTTAAATCAAGCATTGGGGTGATGTCCATGCTGGTTGGGCATCCTCATTGTTACCGAGTCTGCAAGCTGCTCACCAGAGTTGCCCTCTCCCCTGCTCGGGCATCACGtcactcacctcctccccttAGCAGCCAGTGTGCTGTCCTTCCCTGTAGAGATGACTCCAGGCAGCCAGACAGTATGGTCCCCTGAGGTTGTTCTGGAAACACTATCATGTTTCTCTAACCTGCTCTCCCTTCAGTATTGTAAGTGTTCTGTGCAGTCTTTTTGGTTGCAGTAGAAACAGATTACATTGAAAGTTTGTCCACTTGCTGCTTATTTGTAGACGAggtttatcaaaatattttttacagaCTATGTAAAACTCATCCTTCTTATTATATAGTTCTAGGAGTATTGAAAAaatcattacaaaaataaaagacagcatTTTCCATTGCTCTGACAGTTCTCTGCTCCACTGCTTCCCCTCGCTCTCCCCACTCTGTCTTTGGAAAACAATACAGTTTTAGCCTTTTCAGATCATATAAATGGTCTCAAAGACTCTGTAGCCTTTTGTgtccagcttctttcacttagcataatacttttttcttttaaagaaacttcattttgaaataattttaggcttaCAGAAGTGTTGCAAAACTATCACACAGAGTCCCCAAATACTATTTACCCATTTCCCCTAATACCCCTAATACCTTGAGTACAATGATTTAAACCAGGACAGTTAGTATATCTAGACGTTTACATACACAGTTTGCTAAGTGGAGTAGCTGAAATTACGTacttaacaagctataggagggtCATGAATATTTGTGAAAGGAGAAACGTGTGCATGCCCAGTTGAGTTTTATGCCCCTTTATGGAGTCCATGTTCAGCATATGGCAGCTTTCTGGTGTCAGAAGGTGGAGCACATTCCCTATAGACTGGCCAGAACCACTCCACGCCTGTGGCCCCGTGtgaggaaggaatgctggtcagttgtagTGCCAAAACCACAGAAAGGGAGGAGCAGCATTAGGCAATTGGTGGAAATCCGAGTGGAGGGAGTCTTTCCAAAGGGCTGGTTCTGTATAACCCTCCGGGAAGAAAGCGCGATGGCAGGTAACAAGGGACGGGGTCTAATGAGGCCTGTTTGACCTCCAGTCCTGTCATGGCTGGGGtttcagtttttaaggtttctctgggtccccttggccaggagggggtctGTTGAGTCAGTTTGGGAGCCTAGGACTTTATTTCTCAACTCCAATCTAGGATCCCACATTACACTTAGTTGTCATGTCTCATTAGGGCCTGGAGTAGTTCTCATCTATCAGAAATTTGATACTTTTTTGAAGCATATTGGCCAATTTTGTTGTAGAGGGCACCTCAGAGTTTGGTGTTTTCTCATTGTCACATTGGCAGGGAAATGCCACACAGTGGTGCTTTGCCCTTGTCATTGCATCACATGAGTAGGTAGATGAAGTTGACGTGTcttattactggtgatgttaactagatcacttggttaaggtgataGCTGCCAGGTTTTCTACCGCAGTTACTATTGTGCAACACTTTAAAGATTCGTTCATGTTGTTGAATGGATTAGCAGTTTGTtctctttatggctgaatagtattcgtGGTGTGGCTAAACCACACTTTGTTTACCCCTTTACAAGTTGAAGGTCATTGGGTTTGCTCCCAGTTTGGGGCCCGGCACTATCCAATAGGCCTTGGTATTCTCCTGCTGTGCATAAACCACACCACAGAGCACCAGCACCAGACAGGGCCGCTGTGTGACCACGGTGGATCAGGACAGGAGCAAGGCCACTCAGTAATTATGTCTGAACTCAAAGACAAGGACATGTCTAAACCACAAAAACTGCCAGCCACTCCCCTATCCTGGCTAATATGAAGGACTGCTGCTTCTTGACCAATCACTTTAGTCTCACTTCATTCCTTCCACCTTTTAGATAAAATTCCTTACACTATCCAGTCGAAGTGTCCTGTTTCCTAACAGCATCGAATCCAGAACAAAAACCCACTTCTGTGAACTCCTCCCCAACATGACTTAACTCAAGCCCAGATCCTACGATAACTCTGTTCTAATGTTCTgagtctgtggtccccaaccctgcAGCAcagtggggggggtggggggtgggtgcgCACAGCAGGACTTGAGTGGTGGCCAAGCAAGTGAACCCATCCCTTgcatcacccccaccccacctgggtggaaaaattgtcttccatgaaacctgttcctgatgccaaaaaggttggagaccactgctgAGACACCCTGCAGTTTCTCTTGGTGTGTTCTGTCTCAGGTGTGTTCCTGGCCTTTGGCTGCGAGGCATTGACAAACCAAACAGTCTATAAACACACATATTGAAAATCCTTGCTTCTGCTCTTCATACATAAACTTCTCACTGCACACTCAATGCCTTTTACTAATTTGTTGTGCATTTATTTTAAGGTACATGCAAGTAAGTACTAAGGTAATAGTCTTacatctccttcctttctctttcaaaaCACTACTTGCATCTTACTTTTCCCCCTCAACATGATACTCTGGGGATCTCTATCAAATTAGAAtgaactttctttttctgtttgttttgttgttgttaagtgtggtataaaatacacataaccaAAGTTTGCCATCCTAACCGTTTTTAAGGGTGAAGTTCGgtggtgttaagtatattcacattgttgtgcaaccaatgtCTAAACTCTTTTGATCTTGTGAGACTGAaacttattctcttttttaagtataatttacatacaataaaattgacCCTTGTGAGTTCCATGAGTTTTGAAACATACAAacatgtaaccaccaccataatcaagatatagGGCAATTCCCCCCAAAATTGCCCTCTCCCCCAAAATGCTCTCATGTCCCTCTGTGTTCACTCCTCCCCACTCTGACAACCACTCATGTTTCCTGCCCCCATAGCTTTGTTTATCCAGATGTTATGGAAATAGAATCAtatctacattctttttttatagcagccAAAGTACGTAATGTGAATGTGCCGCTGTTGATTGAACTCATCCCCTACGGTTGGATGCTGAGGTTATTTCTAGTCTTTTGCTGTTTACCACAACGATCTAATCTGGTATCTGTAGATATGATACTTTGGACGTGTACAAGTCTAACTCGTAAAAGTTCCCAGACTTGGGAATGCTGTCTCAAAGGGACAATGCATTTGTCATTTGGGTAGCTTATCCTACAGAGGGATTTATCATTTGGggaaatgtgttatttttctatatgctCAGATCTTTAATCCTCAGTTCTGCCAACACTTGGCCCACTAGATGGAAGTCAATTCTGCCGATTGTCACTGTCATTGATACAAATgttgtctttctgttttccttttataaaattccTCAGGTATAGATAGAGATTTACTAAATGTGCTTTAGGTGCTACAAGTTTCTCTGACACTATGTCATCTGAATCCTATGTGTTGTCATAGTACCTGTCTTCCCTTCCTAGTTCAGTGCTCAGTTAGAAATTACATTCTCATGGAAATTGTACTTTGGTCAAAAGTTGACAGACCAGTGGTTTTCGTAcctttttaaaagcagaagttTTTCAAATGAATCCTGGCATCTAACCCTTTCCCCAAGCCctctaaggcagtggttctcaaatttgagtGGTTCTTGGTGTCATCTGGAAATGGATTATCAGCTCcaaccccagagtttctgattcagtagatctggggggAGCCTGAGactgcattttaaacaagatCTCGGGATGGTACCGCAGGTGGCCTGGGGAACACGCTTTGAGAACCGCTGCTCTAGGGCACCTCTGCACATGCTGGGAGCGCTTGAGAACATATCAAAATCAGCCAGTTTAGAGGCTGAATGTCGTGACGATCTGTTACTAAAGATTTTTGTTAAGGgcattcttatatatatatatatgtatatatatattcttatatatatatggatgtatatataatataaaatatatttatgtatatttctatgtataaaaatattttgtttctataacaTTCATTATTGTGATTTTTCTACAGCCCACGCCAAGAATTAGAACTTCAAAGAAAATCTGATGCGTCCTCTCCAGATTGTCCCGAGCCGACTGTTTTCCCAGCTGTGCCGTGGCCTGAAGCCTCCAGCCCCCCCCCACACCAAGATCTGCCTGACAATGACTCGTCCCAGTTCCAGTAAGTCATTCCCAGTCAGCCGTCTCCTCTGCTTCAGCGGCATGTGGAGAACCTGTGAAATACCCGAACCTGTCTACACTCTGAGGGGACTGTCTCCATCAAAATACGTGTTGGGCGAGATTTGTCTCCATCAAAATACGTGTTGGGCGAGATTTTGGAGATAGTCACTCTGTCCTCTTCTCTCTGAAGCAGGCGCATGCTGGGGCAGAGTCAGAGCTCATCTCTTAATACTCAAGTTAGGTCCATTTAGGACACTTTATTGCTTCTGCCAGGATATTTGCGTTTAACCTTTTCACCCATGATTTGTAATTTAAACTCCTCATCTCTCTGCAGGGGAGCAAAGCCGGTGAGTGCCTGTCAGGCAGTGTGGGCTTACGTTTTCCTATTGACAGAACCTTGGTAGCACTGCATGACAAAAACCTGCAAGTCAGCATATCCTGGGCCTTTGGTCTGAGTATAGAGTCTGACAAATTTTTATGATGAAACGACCCAGAGGTGGGCCTGTGAGACAGTGCTTCACTAGGACATCGAGAGGCCAAGCTGAATCCTTTTGACCTCCTTTTCAACTTTTTATAATGCATTTTGTTGTTTCAAGAGATTAGATCAGATTGGAAACTCTAATCTACCCAGATGGGGTTTCCGTTTCCCAGTTCTTCCTAGTTGGACAGGTTGTGTCTCCAGGTAGGCCTATTTTCCACACCAGCCTGTCTCCGGAAGGGCTGTGCGTTCGGCCAGAGCTTTGGCGTGGCCGGCAGGGCAGTTGTGTTGGTTACACCTGCAGAGGACGGCGTGTTGTGGCTATCTTCATTCCATCCAGTCTCAGGCTGCCAAGAGTGTGGTCCCAGAGAGCTCCAGGAATGCAGCCAGAGAGGGAGCTGGTGCTCTCTGCTTCTTTGTTTGCGGGAGTCTTatgtttctttgttccttttcacaGTAGTCTATTGtagggcagagaggaagggaaggggaggagagattGAGCCTTTAGTGAGAGTCTCTGTCCTGAGCCAGGCATGGCGTGTGGCTCTGGGCTTAGGAGGATGAGGAAGTCCCATCCCTGCCTAGAGGGAGTCATGCGTGAGAACCCAGGAGAACATGCGCAACCGCTGGGGATACGAAATGAGGCTCCTTTCCCTGGAGTGTTCAAGTTAACTGCCTCTGAATCCCCACCTCGCCCCAGTCCTGCCTGTCACTAGTTCCATCTCTCCAGGGACATTCATTCCGTCCAAGGCTTAGCCTTGGTTGCCATTCCCTCGCGATGGGAAGACCAGGAGCTGCCCAGTGAGCTGAGGAATCCAGTCCCACTTTTGCTGGATCTTCAGTGCTTTAACACAAGTCGGCCACCCCTGGAATAGGGACATCCTGTGTCTGGGACATCCGCTGCATCCGTGGCCTGGGCCTGCCATGAGCAATGTGGTCCAGGACTCGCTtctggggggcgggaggggggacaGAAAGAAGAGGGAGCCTCTCTTCTCCTGGCAGCTTGTGCTCACCGCTTGTACCCCTTGGGCGCCTGCTGGGCCACAGCACTTACCCGACACACAAGGGCCTGCAGAGCCGCAGTGCCTGGGAGAGAAGGGGTTGGTCTCAGCCACATGCTGTGCCTCTGCTAGGGTCTTGTTGAAAACTTTGACTCTTAATTGAGCTGTCAAGGAGAAGGTCATGTGCCCGTGTTTGTTCACGAGAGAGGAGCCCTTGTCCTCACCTTGGGTCGCCATGCCGAGGGAAGTTGCATTAGCAAGATCCCTAAAGGGAAGGTAAATTTGGGGAGGAAGGGTAGGCTTTGGGGTCCAGGGGCCTTagcactcacacacacaagcttgtttttatttttacgaGGCAAGATAGATTCCTACCCATTagtgttttttaatctttataatgaTGCTGCTCTAAGGAAGGCACTATTGTGCACACCAAACAGCCAGGCAAACCGAGGAGAGAAAAGGGTGAGAAATTCCCATAAGATCACAGGGTTGGATGGGAGCTGCGATTCGGAGCCTGCAGCGTGTGCGTGAACTTGTGCCAAAGGCCCTGCTTCTTTAAGATACTGTATGCTCACCCGTGGGGCTGCGTGAGGCGGCGTCTTCGTGGCACAGGAATGACTTTTGTTTGAGTATTTTAAAGTGTAATTTCATGCAAGGTCAAGTTCAAGATACAATTGGTATTGGGATACAGATGTCCAAATTGGCACACTTGTCTGATAAAGATTTTGTTCTCCGTTTAGGTATGACAGATTTTCGCAAGATTTTTGCAAAAGCCAAGCACATAGTCGTCATTTCAGGGGCCGGTGTTAGTGCCGAGAGTGGGGTTCCGACGTTCAGAGGAGCTGGAGGTTACTGGAGGAAGTGGCAGGCTCAGGTTGGTAATGTTTCCAGAACATGCAAAGGCTCTCCTGAATGAAGCCATAACGGAGTTTGACTTAGAACCGATGGTGGTGCCTGCAGCCCAGAGGGAGTTTTGAAATCACCTGTGACCCGATTGTCCCCTTGATTTTGGCATCAACTCAAAGTTCCTATGATTAAGATCTAAAACTTAAGCAAAGAAGCCACTTTCCTTACTTTCCAGATATGTGTAGgttgcatttattcaaataataatttcttcCAGTAATTGTGTCAAAGTAGAATCAGAAAACCTTGGTTAGCATAATTCATTGCTACTTCTGGGAACGTTTCATGTTAAAACTAAGGCTTAGGgcttggaattaaaaaaatttatgtgaaGGCCACTGGAGTGTAAGTTCTGTGAGGGTGTGGATCTTTTTTGTTAATCCAACttttaagatatataataaaGATCACCAAGTTTAAGTGTAAAAGtcaatgaattttaacaaatgggTGTAGTTGTCGGCCCATGCCATGATGCTGTATAGAacatgtcccctcccctcccctgactcAGGCCATCCTTAGTTTTGGAGGACGGGGAGTTCTACCTGTTGTGTTCATTTCACTGGCTCCAGCTCCTAGAACTCTGGTGCAGTATAGGTGCTTAACAGATTTTTGTTGGTTGAATGAAGGCAATTATGACTTTAAAACGTGAcgtcccggccgggcgcggtggctcaagcctgtaatcctagcactctgggaggccgaggcgggcggattgctcgaggtcaggagttcgaaaccagcctgagcaagagcaagaccccgtctctactataaatagaaagaaattaattggccaactaatatatatatataaaattagccgggcgtggtggcgcatgcctgtagtcccagctactcgggaggctgaggcagcaggattgcttgagcccaggagtttgaggttgctgtgagctaggctgacgccacggcactcactctagcctgtgcaacaaagcgagactctgtctcaaaaaaaaaaaaaaaaagtgacgtCCCTATTCAGTGGGTAATTTCTTGCTGAGTGTAGAGTTCATGAAcctgtcccttccttcctgtcttaaGTGTCTGCGACTGGCAGATGTGTAGGATGTTTTATCACCTGTCTGCTGCCCTGGGGGTGAGGCCTGGGGGCCGTGGTGTGGGGTCATCCGCTTAAaagtgaagagagaagaaaaagagcagAGGCCATTAGGGTCCATAGGGGATGAGGGCCAGCTGGGGGCAGTCCCTGGAGCAGAAGCACAGGGGTGGGGCCTTCAGGGATGCAGATGGCAGGTGGAGGAGCGCTCATTCCTGTCGGGGAGGCTCAGAGCTGGTGGGCATGCAAAGAAGTCAATAGAACACATTTGTCTCCAACCCTGTTCCAAGGACACCTGGAACTGCTCCAGGCCACTCGCATTCTGGGTGGAGAGCAGGAAGGGAGTGGAGCATGAGGTTGGGTGGGTCACCCTCAGCGGCCTGTCCCCTCGCAGAGCGGAAGCTGACGTTGCTACCAAGCAGCAGGGGacatttaaggaagaataaaatgcACACGTGTTCAGTGTGCGAACATGTCCTTGATAGAGCAACCATACTTCttcttaaaattaacattaattgagtcagtagatgcagtaaagtTGTGtgctttaaagaagaaataaaaaataaataataaagaaaaataaaaaataataaaaaagataaaattaacattattgAGGTGGAATTTACATAGAATAAAATGCACCTTGTACATTGTGTGTCCAATCTGATGAGTCGTGATGGGCGTACACACCTGTGTGACACCACCACCTCCACCGTCAAGTATAGAACATTTCCGCCATGGCTAAAAGGTCCTCGTGCCCTTCCCGGTCCAGACAGCCACCTCCCTGCTCTTTCACATAGAGCGATCTGTCTTTCCGAGAGGGTGAGCCGCACTTAAAATgcctatattttatatgttctgtTAATGTGCATATGCTTTCTTATATGTGTAGTTGTGTGTATGTgccatgtgtgtatatgtgtgtgtagttTTGTGTGTGCATAGACACGTGTGTATGTAGCTATAGCTGTAGTTATGAAAACAAGAGTTTCTCGACTATGGCCATTTTACCTCAATTGGCCATTTTGCAATTCCGTTTTTCCTGGGTAGAACTCAAAATCTGATtcacttcatatattttggggctCTGAATAAGTAGATTCAACCCCAAATACCTTCCCGCATATTGCTTTACTTCTTGTTCACAGCTTACCTGAGGGGTAGGTGGGGCAGGTGGCGCTGTCCCTGCCTCGTCCCTGGAGAGATCCAGGCTGATTTCCCCAGGGCCCCAGGTCAGCCACAGGGTGGGGCCGTTGCTGTGAGCCTGCAGCTGCCCTGCGGCCACCCTCCCCGTCCGCAGGCGCCCGCTGCCCCCGTTCCTCCCtgactcctgcctcctctccaaccccAGGACCTGGCGACCCCGCAGGCCTTTGCCCACGACCCGTCCCGGGTGTGGGAGTTCTACCACTACCGGCGCGAGGTCATGGGGAGCAAGGAGCCCAACGCCGGGCACCTCGCCATCGCCGAGTGCGAGGCCCGGCTGAGCACACAGGGCCGACGGGTCACGGTCATCACCCAGAACATCGACGAGCTGCACCGCAAGGCTGGCACCAAGAACCTTCTGGAAATCCACGGTAAGGCCCCTCAGCCTCACATACAGAGGGGAGCCAGGCTTTAAAACACATGTCCTGCCATTTCAGCACAAGCCCTGGCCCTTCTCTCCTTGTGGCACCGTTATTGCTTTAGCTCAGTAAATGGTTGTCAGtgttaacaattatttttcttagctgggcgcagtggctcacgcctgtaatcctagctctctgggaggccgaggcgggcggattgctcaaggtcaggagttcgaaaccagcctgagcaagagcgagaccccatctctactataaatagaaagaaattaattgaccaactaatatatatagaaaaaattagccaggcatggtggcgcatgcctgtagtcccagctactcgggaggctgaggcaggaggattgcttgagcccaggagtttgaggttgctgtgagctaggctgacgccatgggactcactctagcctgggcaacaaagcgaaactctgtctcaaaaaaaaaaaaacaacaaaaaaaaccaattatttttttcatttgttagttGATTATTTATTGAGctgattttatataaaagattCAATCTTTATGAAACCAAAGTTAGAATTTTGTGAACATATCCCATGCCATCGAACCTTTATCAGTCATATGCTAGTAAATCATGTGCTTAGCTTTAGGTCAAGTTCCTTGTACCCTACTGGCCACTTTGCCCAGGTGACCGTCACTCCGAAGTCATGTGGGAGCTCATGAGTCATGGAGTGTGTTCCTTCCCCTCCAGGTTATGAAGTCCTTGAGGGCGCACGCTCATGAGTGGCTCGCTAAAATGGCTTGCTAAAATGAAGTATAGAAGCTAACTTATTTTGTGCCCTTTTAAACATGGGGACAATTGCTTTTCATTAAACTAAATTCTGGATTTGCTTAACGTGTATTTTTCAGGTAGCTTATTTAAAACTCGATGTACCTCTTGTGGAATTGTGGCTGAGAATTACAAGAGTCCAATTTGTCCAGCATTATCAGGAAAAGGGTAATTACACCGCACTTCAGAATAAGTatgtgttgttttcttctttaggtCAAATATAAATGTGCGGAAATTGAACATTAATCAAAGACTCCCATGGATGTTTATGAGAAATATGACTAGACACAGTACAGCCTATGATAAGAGAAATATTTTGCTTGCAAtttataatgttaagtgaaaaccACAAGGTACCAAACTATGTACAATGTGATCCCAACTTTgtatgaaaacacacacacacacacacacacactcactttcTGCATGTGTATATCTGTATATAGTTAAAAGAccagaagaaaacacagcaaaatgttaacagaGATTATCAGGGGTTGGAGGGATTTTTGGGTAATTTTTATGTCTGTCTTATATCTTTCTGAATTTGTCAGCATTTCTATGATGAATATGTACTATTAttacaataaggaaaaaaatttgagaGTAGATTTAGAATATTGAGAAAAATTCTATTGGGCCATTTTAAAACagtatgttatataaataatatattaatataatgccaTTGCAGAAGATTCAAATGATGATGACACATAAAGGCAAATCATGAAGCTCCCCCTCAGTACACGTGGCCACTCCAGCCCTCTCCACACACAGATTCCCCCTCTGGGAGAGCGGCCACTGGGACTTCATGCCTGGGGGCCATCCGTCTGGTGCCCTTCTGAGTTAGCGTGCATTAATTAGGAGTTTTGTGTTATTGCCAGGCAGGTGCACAAACTTATGGGGttacattatttcttcatttttttgatgataccaatgacattctttctttcctaatattATTGTACGTCAGTGCTCCAGAACCTGGAACTCAAGATGCCAGAATCCCAGTAGAGAAACTTCCCcggtaggttaaaaaaaaactctttgatttgtatttgGTGTTCCAGAttgcaagaaaaaggaaaatgaggaatCAAAAACTAAATGTTTATTTGCTGAGATGTCTCTTAATCAAATGCACAAATATAAGAACCAGCCTTGACCTCTGAGACCAAAGGCAAAAGGACACAGGATGAATCAAACCAGGGTGAAAAGAGTGGTTTCTTTCCAATccctttttgttttgtgttgtggGGGGATC
The nucleotide sequence above comes from Microcebus murinus isolate Inina chromosome 15, M.murinus_Inina_mat1.0, whole genome shotgun sequence. Encoded proteins:
- the SIRT5 gene encoding NAD-dependent protein deacylase sirtuin-5, mitochondrial isoform X1, with amino-acid sequence MRPLQIVPSRLFSQLCRGLKPPAPPHTKICLTMTRPSSSMTDFRKIFAKAKHIVVISGAGVSAESGVPTFRGAGGYWRKWQAQDLATPQAFAHDPSRVWEFYHYRREVMGSKEPNAGHLAIAECEARLSTQGRRVTVITQNIDELHRKAGTKNLLEIHGSLFKTRCTSCGIVAENYKSPICPALSGKGAPEPGTQDARIPVEKLPRCEEAGCGGLLRPHVVWFGENLDPAILEEVDRELSLCDLCLVVGTSSVVYPAAMFAPQVSAKGVPVAEFNMETTPATNRFRFHFQGPCGTTLPEALACHESETVS
- the SIRT5 gene encoding NAD-dependent protein deacylase sirtuin-5, mitochondrial isoform X2, which translates into the protein MRPLQIVPSRLFSQLCRGLKPPAPPHTKICLTMTRPSSSMTDFRKIFAKAKHIVVISGAGVSAESGVPTFRGAGGYWRKWQAQDLATPQAFAHDPSRVWEFYHYRREVMGSKEPNAGHLAIAECEARLSTQGRRVTVITQNIDELHRKAGTKNLLEIHGSLFKTRCTSCGIVAENYKSPICPALSGKGAPEPGTQDARIPVEKLPRCEEAGCGGLLRPHVVWFGENLDPAILEEVDRELSLCDLCLVVSFPGTLWYNSS